A single genomic interval of Bacillota bacterium harbors:
- a CDS encoding DUF1614 domain-containing protein has translation MPRIPVGIIILLIISILIYFGVAQRVLDRLRLSDRAALGVIAALIIGGFINLPLPRGPRLEASLNIGGALVPLFLAGYLITQTETAKEKLRAIIGILVTAGAVYLTGIVLGAEPENIFLDPLYVYPLVGGIVAYLIGRSRRSAFIAATVGILLVDVITYFRLLITGTPGAVLIGGGGAFDAVVIAGLLAVLLAEFIGETREWLQGGPTATGKAQALLKHLRSQSHQDKKNNQKNQEGGEDLGPEEKF, from the coding sequence TTGCCGCGAATTCCTGTCGGAATCATAATCCTCCTGATTATCTCGATTCTCATTTATTTTGGAGTTGCTCAGCGTGTGCTGGACCGCCTCCGGTTATCTGACAGGGCAGCACTTGGTGTGATTGCCGCATTAATTATCGGGGGATTTATCAATCTTCCCCTACCCAGGGGGCCCCGTTTGGAGGCTTCATTAAATATAGGCGGAGCACTTGTTCCATTATTTCTCGCGGGGTATTTAATTACCCAAACGGAAACCGCAAAAGAAAAGTTACGGGCTATAATAGGGATTCTCGTGACGGCGGGTGCTGTTTATTTAACAGGAATTGTCTTAGGGGCCGAACCCGAAAACATTTTCCTGGATCCCCTTTACGTTTATCCGTTAGTCGGCGGTATTGTCGCATATTTAATCGGCCGGTCGCGACGGAGTGCTTTTATTGCCGCAACGGTAGGGATTCTCCTGGTTGATGTCATTACGTACTTTCGCTTATTGATCACAGGAACTCCCGGTGCGGTGTTGATTGGAGGGGGCGGCGCTTTTGATGCGGTCGTAATCGCCGGTTTACTGGCCGTGCTTTTAGCAGAGTTTATTGGAGAGACAAGGGAGTGGCTCCAGGGCGGTCCCACCGCAACCGGAAAGGCACAGGCGCTCTTAAAGCATTTGCGTTCTCAATCTCATCAAGACAAGAAAAATAATCAAAAAAATCAAGAGGGAGGCGAGGACCTTGGCCCGGAGGAAAAATTTTAG
- a CDS encoding YhcN/YlaJ family sporulation lipoprotein: MTFLITGSLLGGCRPARKPAPSPSPATRETPSPARKPAPETPTEARQMADQVAREAAKVPGVQRATVVISGKTAFIGLDLKANVEKSRTTAIKNEVVRQVKTAEPSLTTVNVTSDPDLVARLRRIADGIKRGKPVTSFASELAEIARRIAPRTS, encoded by the coding sequence GTGACATTCTTGATTACAGGGTCCCTGCTGGGGGGTTGCCGGCCGGCCCGTAAACCAGCTCCATCTCCTTCACCTGCGACTCGGGAAACACCTTCACCGGCGCGCAAACCTGCTCCGGAAACACCGACTGAAGCACGGCAGATGGCAGACCAGGTTGCCCGGGAAGCTGCAAAGGTGCCAGGGGTTCAGCGAGCTACTGTAGTTATTTCGGGTAAAACAGCCTTTATCGGATTGGACCTCAAGGCCAATGTTGAAAAATCCCGGACAACGGCGATTAAGAATGAAGTAGTGAGGCAGGTGAAAACGGCCGAGCCAAGCTTGACTACGGTGAATGTTACCTCCGATCCGGATCTGGTTGCCCGCTTGCGGAGAATCGCCGATGGTATTAAAAGAGGAAAACCAGTTACCAGTTTTGCATCAGAACTTGCAGAGATAGCGCGGCGAATTGCACCCCGAACAAGTTAA